The following proteins are co-located in the Vigna unguiculata cultivar IT97K-499-35 chromosome 9, ASM411807v1, whole genome shotgun sequence genome:
- the LOC114196314 gene encoding replication factor C subunit 3, whose protein sequence is MTTHLMEIDSDSDDHSISAGENDIVATDLTSFGKAIPWVEKYRPQSLDDVAAHRDIVDTIDRLTTENRLPHLLLYGPPGTGKTSTILAVARKLYGPRFKNMILELNASDDRGIEVVRQQIQDFASTQSLSFGVKASVKLVLLDEADAMTKDAQFALRRVIEKYTKSTRFALICNHVNKIIPALQSRCTRFRFAPLDAVHVTERLKHVIKAEGLDVEDDGLAALVRLSNGDMRKALNILQSTNMATQQITEEDVYLCTGNPLPKDIEQISYWLLNEQFAESFKRIDEMKSRKGLALVDIIREVIMFVFKIKMPSAVRVQLMNDLADIEYRLSFGCNDKLQLGSVIASFTRARSALVAAAT, encoded by the exons ATGACGACCCATCTCATGGAAATCGACAGCGACAGCGATGACCACTCAATCTCCGCCGGGGAAAATGACATAGTTGCCACAGACCTTACTTCCTTCGGCAAGGCCATTCCGTGGGTTGAAAAATACCGCCCTCAGTCTCTCGACGACGTCGCCGCTCACCGTGACATTGTTGATACCA TTGATAGGCTGACCACAGAGAACAGATTGCCGCATCTTTTATTGTATGGCCCTCCTGGAACGGGCAAAACATCAACCATTCTCGCCGTGGCACGCAAACTATATGGTCCACGCttcaaaaatatgattttggagCTCAATGCATCAGATGACAGGGGAATTGAGGTCGTGAGACAGCAGATTCAAGATTTTGCTAGCACTCAGAGCTTGTCATTTGG TGTTAAGGCCTCTGTAAAGCTCGTATTGTTAGATGAAGCAGATGCTATGACAAAGGATGCCCAATTTGCATTACGTAGAG TGATTGAGAAATATACAAAAAGCACCAGGTTTGCTCTTATCTGTAATCATGTAAACAAGATTATTCCTGCACTTCAATCTAGATGCACTCGGTTTCGATTTGCCCCTCTTGATGCCGTCCATGTCACTGAAAGACTGAAACACGTTATCAAGGCTGAAGG GCTTGATGTTGAAGATGATGGCTTAGCGGCCCTTGTTCGGCTTAGCAATGGTGATATGAGAAAGGCCTTAAATATTCTTCAG TCAACAAATATGGCTACTCAGCAGATAACAGAAGAAGATGTTTACCTGTGCACTGGAAATCCATTGCCCAAAGATATTGAGCAAATATCTTACTGGCTTCTAAACGAACAATTTGCAGAGAGCTTTAAAA GAATAGATGAAATGAAGAGCAGGAAAGGGTTGGCCCTGGTTGATATTATCAGAGAAGTGATCAT GTTTGTTTTTAAGATTAAGATGCCTTCAGCCGTTCGAGTACAATTGATGAATGATTTGGCAGACATAGA GTACAGATTAAGTTTTGGGTGCAACGATAAGCTTCAGCTTGGATCGGTCATTGCTTCTTTTACACGTGCTAGATCTGCACTGGTTGCTGCTGCGACATAG
- the LOC114163399 gene encoding NAC domain-containing protein 2-like produces MASELQLPPGFRFHPTDEELVMHYLCRKCASQPIAVPIIAEIDLYKYDPWDLPGLASYGEKEWYFFSPRDRKYPNGSRPNRAAGTGYWKATGADKPIGHPKPVGIKKALVFYAGKAPKGDKSNWIMHEYRLADVDRTVRKKNSLRLDDWVLCRIYNKKGTIEKLQPTSDVVVSRKIESPEIEEKKPEILKSGGVLPPPPAMTDYMYFDPSDSIPKLHTDSSCSEQVVSPEFASEVQSEPKWNEWEKSLDFPFYMDTTTLSNGFTQFATNNTTTTNNNNNQMSPLQDMFMYWPKPF; encoded by the exons ATGGCATCAGAGCTTCAATTGCCCCCAGGCTTCAGATTCCATCCAACGGACGAGGAGCTCGTGATGCACTACCTCTGCCGCAAATGCGCGTCGCAGCCCATCGCCGTTCCCATCATCGCCGAAATCGACCTCTACAAATACGACCCTTGGGACCTCCCAG GATTGGCTTCTTATGGAGAGAAAGAGTGGTACTTCTTTTCACCACGGGACCGGAAGTACCCTAACGGTTCGAGGCCGAACCGGGCGGCGGGAACCGGTTACTGGAAGGCAACCGGGGCGGATAAGCCCATTGGTCACCCGAAACCGGTTGGGATCAAGAAAGCTTTGGTGTTTTACGCTGGGAAAGCTCCGAAAGGGGACAAAAGCAATTGGATCATGCACGAGTATCGTCTGGCTGATGTAGATCGCACCGTTCGCAAAAAGAACAGCTTAAGG TTGGATGATTGGGTGCTGTGCCGTATCTACAACAAGAAGGGCACGATCGAGAAATTACAACCGACCAGCGACGTAGTCGTGAGCCGGAAAATCGAATCCCCGGAGATCGAAGAGAAGAAGCCGGAGATTCTGAAAAGCGGAGGAGTTCTTCCGCCGCCGCCGGCGATGACGGACTACATGTACTTCGATCCGTCGGATTCAATCCCGAAGCTGCACACGGACTCGAGCTGTTCGGAGCAGGTGGTTTCGCCGGAATTCGCTAGCGAGGTGCAGAGCGAGCCGAAGTGGAACGAGTGGGAGAAGAGCCTGGATTTTCCATTCTACATGGACACCACCACTCTGAGCAACGGCTTCACCCAATTCGCGACCAataacaccaccaccaccaataataataataatcagaTGTCGCCGCTGCAGGACATGTTCATGTACTGGCCCAAGCCCTTTTGA
- the LOC114164517 gene encoding E3 ubiquitin ligase BIG BROTHER-related-like, producing MFFHSNTPVALICHQPTDFIGTPFSPSMEGEEGKQCSHKNPYVELEEVDFDFILALSMQEQEREFTMLSTIESESDEYLSDSSIDNDDDDDPDFVESQEFDSDLQFLEDEESNDNDDDEEMEVEEDEIDPDELSYEELMELGEFIGEETRGLSANEISTCLNPYTCQRGERKSGIDRCVICQVEYEDGEAVVALQCEHPYHADCISKWLQIKKVCPICSNEVSTPNMASNT from the coding sequence ATGTTCTTCCACTCAAATACCCCAGTCGCATTGATTTGTCATCAACCCACAGACTTCATTGGAACAcctttttctccttcaatgGAAGGTGAAGAGGGAAAACAGTGCTCCCACAAAAACCCTTACGTTGAACTAGAAGAAGTTGACTTCGATTTTATTCTAGCATTGAGCATGCAGGAACAAGAGAGAGAGTTCACAATGCTTTCAACCATTGAAAGTGAAAGTGATGAATATCTGAGTGACTCCTCTattgataatgatgatgatgatgatcctGACTTCGTAGAGAGTCAAGAGTTTGACTCTGATCTTCAGTTTCTTGAAGATGAGGAAAGCAATGATAACGATGATGATGAAGAAATGGAAGTGGAAGAAGATGAGATTGATCCAGACGAGTTATCTTATGAAGAGTTGATGGAGTTGGGAGAGTTTATAGGAGAAGAAACGAGAGGATTATCCGCAAATGAAATCTCTACGTGCTTGAACCCATATACTTGCCAACGTGGTGAAAGAAAAAGTGGAATCGATCGTTGTGTGATTTGTCAGGTTGAATATGAAGATGGTGAAGCAGTGGTGGCACTTCAATGTGAGCACCCTTATCATGCAGATTGCATAAGCAAGTGGCTTCAAATTAAGAAGGTTTGTCCAATTTGTAGCAATGAAGTTTCAACTCCAAACATGGCTTCCAACACTTAA
- the LOC114196018 gene encoding uncharacterized protein LOC114196018 produces the protein MSIARKEIVGGLKELQSQENVRPDPRAFPSHLFGFSHPLKRRRLGIDEVASGNPAANPTGSRHSVSHDRNKPLQEKLPSQPADQAPPTGETNISNKFEFLIRAAKAQTGVLSESQKELVIANKRIADLTKQLDYAREECDSHYAKLNLTSKDYEKCRKKSLEDKLEWEAQEKDLKREKSELSSALEEAKDEIARSFMKGFHRAIEQVNILFPNTDLSVVDPLKIAVDGKIVAE, from the coding sequence ATGTCCATAGCACGCAAAGAGATAGTTGGTGGGCTTAAAGAGTTACAAAGCCAAGAGAATGTTCGGCCCGACCCTCGAGCATTCCCTTCCCATTTGTTTGGTTTTTCTCATCCTCTTAAAAGGCGTCGTCTAGGCATAGATGAAGTCGCTTCAGGAAATCCAGCGGCAAACCCAACCGGAAGCCGACACTCGGTGTCGCACGATCGGAACAAGCCATTGCAAGAAAAACTACCTTCTCAACCTGCTGACCAAGCTCCTCCTACTGGTGAGACAAACATTTccaataaatttgaatttctgATTCGTGCAGCAAAAGCCCAAACAGGAGTCTTGAGCGAAAGCCAAAAGGAGCTTGTCATTGCCAATAAGAGAATTGCTGACTTAACCAAACAACTGGATTATGCTCGTGAAGAATGCGATAGCCACTACGCTAAACTGAATCTGACATCGAAGGATTACGAAAAGTGTAGGAAGAAGAGCCTTGAGGATAAACTAGAGTGGGAAGCCCAAGAAAAGGATCTGAAACGGGAGAAATCAGAACTCTCATCTGCTCTGGAAGAAGCCAAAGACGAAATTGCTCGCAGCTTTATGAAAGGCTTTCACAGAGCCATCGAGCAGGTGAATATTTTATTTCCCAACACGGACTTATCTGTAGTAGACCCCTTGAAAATAGCAGTAGATGGAAAAATTGTAGCTGAGTAG